In Poecile atricapillus isolate bPoeAtr1 chromosome 22, bPoeAtr1.hap1, whole genome shotgun sequence, a genomic segment contains:
- the ERRFI1 gene encoding ERBB receptor feedback inhibitor 1 has protein sequence MMSTAGVAAQEMRVPLKTGFLHTSQGMGSLKTCWGTHSGFENTFFNVDPIAVTYNLNPSTEQHLPSLGHSSNQASMNDHIAGSCIQVPSQKSSPPPVSPKNEQPISRYDDHLVPGFSKLSLTMGCVSEETPPHMPIRNGPIQFLSASSNDRSCRPLPPLPISEDFTADEVDKEVEFLTSSDTDFLLEDYELPPFKSSAPSRRSFRGCGQINYAYFDTPTGPKPEDANPTQSLNVYISSIYPPPQQLHRRLRRSHSGPAGSLNKPIVRLTGHLNRSSPTSDEDKPEIPPRVPIPPRALKPDYRRWSAEVASSAYSDEDRPPKVPPREPLSRSNSRTPSPKSLPSYLNGVMPPTQSFAPDPKYVSSKALQRQNSEGSSNRVPCILPIIENGKKASSTHYYLLPERPPYLDKYEKFFREAEERSSNTEVQSWSGDCTATSAPIKLDSKPRMDIGGPLKRKHLSYVVSP, from the exons ATGATGTCAACTGCAGGAGTTGCTGCTCAGGAGATGAGAGTCCCCTTAAAAACCGGATTTCTTCACACCAGTCAAGGCATGGGCAGTCTGAAAACCTGCTGGGGTACCCACAGTGGATTTGAAAA tacttTCTTTAATGTGGACCCTATAGCAGTGACATATAATTTAAACCCATCAACCGAGCAACATTTGCCATCCCTTG GGCACTCTTCCAACCAGGCTTCCATGAATGACCACATTGCTGGAAGTTGTATCCAAGTCCCATCTCAGAAATCCAGTCCACCTCCTGTAAGTCCCAAAAATGAACAGCCAATTTCAAGGTACGACGACCATCTCGTTCCTGGCTTTAGTAAACTGTCATTAACCATGGGCTGTGTTTCTGAAGAAACACCTCCTCACATGCCAATAAGAAACGGACCAATTCAATTTCTCTCTGCATCTTCTAATGATCGCAGCTGCAGGCCACTGCCCCCTCTGCCTATATCTGAAGACTTTACTGCAGATGAGGTTGACAAAGAGGTAGAATTCCTGACTTCTTCAGATACTGACTTTTTGTTAGAAGATTATGAACTTCCTCCTTTTAAATCCAGTGCTCCAAGCCGTCGGAGCTTTAGGGGCTGTGGACAAATCAACTATGCGTATTTTGATACTCCAACAGGACCAAAACCAGAAGATGCCAACCCTACACAAAGCCTAAATGTGTACATATCCAGTATTTATCctcctccacagcagctgcatcGACGCCTGCGAAGGTCCCATTCCGGGCCAGCTGGATCTCTCAATAAACCCATAGTAAGACTAACTGGACACTTAAACAGGTCGTCTCCAACTTCTGATGAAGATAAACCAGAGATTCCACCAAGGGTTCCCATACCCCCAAGGGCTCTCAAGCCAGACTACAGAAGGTGGTCAGCAGAAGTCGCTTCCAGTGCTTACAGTGATGAAGACAGGCCTCCCAAAGTGCCCCCCCGGGAACCTTTGTCACGCAGCAATTCCCGCACCCCCAGTCCCAAAAGCCTTCCATCATACCTCAATGGGGTTATGCCCCCCACCCAGAGCTTTGCACCTGATCCCAAGTATGTCAGCAGCAAAGCTCTACAAAGACAAAATAGTGAAGGATCTTCCAACAGGGTCCCTTGCATTCTTCCAATTATTGAAAATGGTAAGAAGGCCAGTTCAACGCACTACTATCTGCTACCAGAGAGACCTCCATATTTGGACAAGTATGAGAAATTCTTCAGAGAAGCAGAGGAGAGGAGCTCTAACACTGAGGTTCAGTCCTGGTCTGGTGACTGCACAGCCACCTCAGCCCCAATAAAACTGGACTCAAAACCCAGAATGGACATAGGAGGTCCCCTGAAACGAAAACACCTGTCCTATGTGGTTTCCCCATAG